One genomic segment of Candidatus Saccharimonas sp. includes these proteins:
- a CDS encoding glycosyltransferase family 4 protein: MNKIHVNMMSSADKVAGQGVGGAYAELMNLLENRAKSELKITKTLRAKNPDITHFHTIDPHFYLAAQFKKYTGRRIGYVHLIPDTLDGSLDMPAIAEKIVKKYLIKFYDKMDHLVVVNPDFKEELVKIGIDREKITYIPNFVAKDKWSPLSKEKREEFRKIQGWKKNDIVVFGVGQVQQRKGIDDFVKLAENNPNVKFVWAGGFSFGKITSGYERYKKIVENPPKNLKFLGIVPREEIRKFYASCDLFLLPSYAELFPMSILEAASCGAPIMLRDLDLYKNILEGKYLAGKDFEEMNEVIKDISKNPEKLKEFKAKSKEISEYYSEDRLLKIWIDFYKEQAKLK; the protein is encoded by the coding sequence ATGAATAAAATCCATGTGAATATGATGAGCTCTGCAGATAAGGTTGCTGGCCAAGGTGTTGGCGGCGCTTATGCTGAGCTAATGAATCTTCTTGAGAATCGAGCAAAGAGCGAGTTAAAAATTACCAAAACACTTCGTGCGAAAAATCCAGATATTACGCATTTTCACACTATTGATCCACATTTCTATCTAGCTGCACAGTTTAAAAAATATACTGGCCGCAGAATTGGCTACGTTCACTTAATTCCCGACACTCTTGATGGTAGCTTAGATATGCCAGCAATTGCTGAAAAAATTGTAAAAAAATATCTGATTAAATTTTATGATAAAATGGATCATTTAGTGGTTGTGAATCCAGATTTTAAAGAGGAATTAGTTAAAATTGGTATCGACCGAGAAAAAATAACTTATATTCCGAATTTCGTTGCAAAAGATAAATGGTCGCCTTTAAGTAAAGAAAAACGAGAGGAGTTTCGAAAAATACAAGGCTGGAAAAAAAATGATATTGTGGTTTTTGGAGTTGGTCAAGTTCAACAGCGTAAAGGCATTGATGATTTTGTAAAATTAGCAGAAAATAATCCCAATGTTAAATTTGTTTGGGCTGGCGGTTTTTCGTTTGGAAAAATTACCAGCGGCTATGAGCGATACAAAAAAATAGTTGAAAATCCACCAAAAAATTTGAAATTTTTAGGAATTGTTCCACGCGAAGAAATTCGAAAGTTTTATGCAAGTTGTGATTTGTTTCTTCTACCAAGTTATGCGGAGCTTTTCCCAATGTCTATTTTAGAAGCGGCTAGTTGCGGTGCGCCAATAATGTTGCGAGATTTAGATTTATATAAAAATATTCTTGAAGGAAAATATTTGGCAGGTAAAGATTTCGAAGAGATGAATGAAGTAATTAAAGATATTTCGAAAAATCCAGAAAAATTAAAAGAATTTAAAGCGAAGTCGAAAGAAATTTCAGAGTATTATTCAGAAGACAGGCTGTTAAAAATTTGGATTGATTTTTATAAAGAACAGGCAAAATTAAAGTGA
- a CDS encoding TM2 domain-containing protein encodes MDEGSKGLNNNINININQPALVANTKTLNGIAYFLVTWFVGLFGVHRFMRGQAGMGVLYILTFGLFGIGWMIDWILSIVYLFEMDQNNEIHFVNGKYAKVQK; translated from the coding sequence ATGGACGAAGGTTCAAAGGGTTTAAATAATAACATTAACATTAATATTAATCAGCCAGCTCTCGTGGCTAATACTAAAACTCTTAATGGAATTGCCTATTTCTTAGTGACTTGGTTTGTTGGTTTATTTGGCGTTCACCGATTCATGCGTGGTCAAGCTGGAATGGGGGTCTTGTATATTTTAACTTTTGGCTTATTTGGAATTGGCTGGATGATCGACTGGATTTTATCTATTGTGTATCTTTTCGAAATGGATCAAAATAACGAAATCCATTTTGTTAATGGAAAGTATGCAAAAGTTCAAAAATAG
- a CDS encoding 30S ribosomal protein S21, producing the protein MSISVTRKDQKEANENIIRRFNRKVLQSGVLSEAKASMRFSKPLSKVERRKKAIVRNQRRAEKAQKMRLGIR; encoded by the coding sequence ATGAGTATTAGTGTAACAAGGAAAGACCAGAAAGAAGCTAACGAAAATATTATTCGTCGCTTTAATCGAAAAGTTTTACAAAGTGGAGTTTTGAGCGAAGCTAAAGCATCGATGCGATTTTCAAAGCCTCTAAGTAAGGTTGAACGACGCAAAAAAGCAATCGTTCGAAATCAACGCCGTGCTGAAAAAGCACAAAAAATGCGACTTGGTATTCGCTAA
- a CDS encoding GatB/YqeY domain-containing protein, with the protein MLKEQISADLKTAMLARNAFETTVLRGLKASILDEEVKLGKREEGLNDTEIETLVAREVKKRKEAASLLDEERAENELKEAEILSKYLPEMASEEEIRAAVKDEISIMGEVSIKQMGAIISKMKAKFGNSADGAVLAKIVKEELS; encoded by the coding sequence ATGTTAAAAGAACAAATTAGTGCTGATTTAAAAACTGCAATGCTTGCCCGAAATGCTTTCGAAACTACAGTTTTGCGAGGCTTGAAGGCTTCGATTTTGGACGAAGAAGTAAAGCTTGGTAAGCGTGAAGAAGGCTTAAATGATACTGAAATTGAAACTTTGGTTGCACGAGAAGTAAAAAAGCGCAAAGAAGCAGCAAGTTTATTAGATGAAGAGCGTGCTGAAAATGAATTAAAAGAAGCTGAAATTCTTTCAAAATATTTGCCGGAAATGGCGAGTGAGGAAGAAATTCGTGCAGCCGTGAAAGACGAAATTTCAATAATGGGTGAAGTTTCGATTAAACAAATGGGCGCAATTATCAGTAAAATGAAAGCAAAATTTGGTAATTCTGCTGATGGTGCGGTTCTGGCAAAAATCGTAAAAGAGGAACTTTCGTAA
- a CDS encoding nucleoside monophosphate kinase — MIVFFGPAGAGKSVQGNLLAARNDWRWLGAGQLLRDSKDPELLARMSTGKLVDPEIVNRVMGEALDRANSKNVKQVILDGYPRQLAQAKWLIENKQNHGRNVDLVIVLEVPRSELMRRLEIRGRLDDTPEVIDERLRIYRQEMYPVLNYFNENGVRIAHIDGTGTVGQVHDRIMEEIESCGI, encoded by the coding sequence ATGATTGTATTTTTTGGTCCAGCAGGCGCTGGTAAAAGTGTTCAAGGTAATCTGTTGGCAGCACGAAACGATTGGCGCTGGCTTGGCGCTGGTCAGCTTTTGCGTGATAGTAAAGATCCCGAACTTCTTGCGCGAATGAGTACGGGAAAGCTAGTCGACCCAGAAATTGTTAATCGCGTTATGGGTGAGGCTCTTGATCGTGCAAACAGTAAAAATGTGAAACAGGTTATTCTTGATGGTTACCCACGCCAGCTTGCTCAGGCTAAATGGCTAATTGAAAATAAGCAAAATCATGGCCGAAATGTTGATTTGGTAATTGTTCTAGAGGTGCCACGAAGTGAATTGATGCGTCGGCTTGAAATTCGTGGTCGACTTGATGACACACCAGAAGTTATTGATGAACGACTTCGAATTTATCGCCAAGAAATGTACCCAGTTTTAAATTATTTTAATGAAAATGGTGTGAGAATTGCTCATATTGATGGAACCGGTACGGTTGGTCAAGTTCATGATCGTATTATGGAGGAAATTGAATCGTGCGGAATTTAA
- the map gene encoding type I methionyl aminopeptidase has product MRNLITGNKTEAQIQAMREGGKILARILRELTEFSKVGTTGLEVDAFARKKIKEYGAKSAYLTPEVNFPGVVCISVNDCVVHGAPNDIPFEKGDVVKFDMVIEFKGMMTDSATTTVIGEEPKGAVKHLLNDTKKALSAGIAVVKPGVKTGDIGAAVEKSLKKSKLGNVRELVGHGVGLKMHMAPEVPNYGKAGMGVAFQEGDTFCIEPMTSLGKGDVIFNGTDSKWDVLMRDGSLSAHFEHTILVTKDGAEILTLE; this is encoded by the coding sequence GTGCGGAATTTAATTACTGGTAATAAAACTGAAGCGCAGATTCAGGCGATGCGTGAGGGCGGAAAAATCCTCGCGCGAATTTTGCGTGAGCTTACGGAATTTTCAAAAGTTGGCACGACTGGCCTTGAAGTTGATGCTTTTGCGCGCAAGAAAATTAAAGAATATGGAGCAAAATCTGCTTATCTCACGCCAGAGGTAAATTTTCCTGGTGTAGTTTGTATTTCAGTGAATGATTGTGTTGTCCACGGCGCGCCAAATGATATCCCTTTCGAAAAAGGTGATGTGGTAAAATTTGACATGGTAATTGAGTTTAAAGGAATGATGACTGATTCTGCCACAACAACCGTGATTGGTGAAGAGCCAAAAGGAGCAGTTAAGCATCTCTTGAACGATACTAAAAAAGCGCTTTCAGCTGGAATTGCTGTTGTTAAGCCTGGCGTGAAAACTGGCGATATTGGTGCGGCAGTTGAAAAATCGCTAAAAAAATCAAAACTTGGTAATGTTCGGGAATTGGTTGGTCATGGTGTTGGCTTAAAAATGCATATGGCACCAGAAGTTCCAAATTATGGTAAAGCTGGTATGGGTGTAGCTTTTCAAGAGGGTGACACTTTTTGTATCGAGCCAATGACTTCACTGGGTAAGGGTGATGTAATTTTCAATGGAACAGATAGTAAATGGGATGTTTTAATGAGAGATGGTTCACTTTCGGCACATTTTGAGCACACCATTTTAGTCACAAAAGATGGAGCAGAAATTCTTACGCTAGAATAA
- a CDS encoding cation diffusion facilitator family transporter encodes MGGKGKFSKEKKACKQMHAHFGMVHDHKKSSNLPLAIGLNLGFSIAEFFFGTLFSSAAISADAVHDLGDAILLTITLILNKLSKKKPTSAMSYGYKRFAALGALLNTGVILWLSYTMVISVYYEFTFPHAHPYVNVPGLMIVSIVGILVNLFAAARLYGSKNILDRTVSLHLIEDLLGWILTFITSVLISFSGLHILDRVASLCILLFISWGAISNAWGVLKILTQRAPSIKNLNKIKKQILAIEGVLKIENIHFWSLDGAEHIFTARIFVSDISRATEIRKKISHFLPDFQIVDSTIEFLEK; translated from the coding sequence ATGGGAGGGAAAGGCAAATTTTCGAAAGAGAAAAAAGCTTGCAAACAAATGCATGCTCATTTTGGAATGGTACATGATCATAAAAAATCGAGTAATCTTCCATTAGCGATTGGTTTAAATTTGGGTTTTTCGATTGCGGAGTTTTTCTTTGGCACACTTTTTAGTTCGGCGGCGATTTCGGCTGATGCTGTTCACGATTTAGGTGATGCAATTTTGCTTACGATTACATTGATTTTAAATAAACTAAGCAAGAAAAAACCAACTTCCGCAATGAGCTATGGTTATAAACGTTTTGCAGCGCTTGGGGCTCTTTTAAATACTGGTGTGATTTTATGGCTTTCATACACAATGGTGATTTCTGTATATTATGAATTTACTTTTCCGCATGCTCACCCATATGTAAATGTTCCAGGGTTAATGATTGTTTCAATTGTGGGGATTTTAGTAAATTTATTCGCTGCAGCACGCTTATATGGTTCGAAAAATATTCTTGACCGAACAGTTTCGCTCCACTTAATTGAAGATCTGCTTGGTTGGATTTTAACATTTATTACCTCTGTTTTAATTTCATTTTCAGGACTTCATATACTCGATCGCGTGGCGAGTTTATGTATTTTATTATTTATTTCTTGGGGGGCAATTTCGAATGCTTGGGGAGTTTTAAAAATCTTAACTCAACGTGCACCAAGTATAAAAAATTTGAACAAAATTAAAAAGCAAATTTTAGCGATTGAAGGTGTTTTGAAAATTGAAAATATTCATTTTTGGAGCCTTGACGGAGCGGAACATATTTTTACGGCAAGAATTTTTGTGAGCGATATTTCAAGAGCTACTGAGATTCGCAAAAAAATCTCCCATTTTTTACCAGATTTTCAAATTGTAGATTCAACAATTGAGTTTTTAGAAAAATAA
- the ftsA gene encoding cell division protein FtsA, with product MNENSRYVVGIDIGTSKVRVLIANFDRDGSPNILGLGSAENSGLKKGVVTHPENVYRAIDKALAEAERMSGYKTEIAAVSVNGTQILSTKVDGMVAVNSEKGLVSDEDIYRVEDVALIGKIPENREILKFIPYYYNVDNQEGIADPFEMVGTRLEVYGNAIFAPRIQVENVENILERLDISSNLYIPSAVASARAVLTENQKENGVVVIDLGASTTGIVIFEDGNLQFIENIPLGGINITNDLAIGLKVSPEVAEEIKIKHGFAFEREDNSDIVVKHGREHYSFNTQEIDEIIEARVEEIFEEVRKVLRKSGFENQLPGGIVLTGGGAALKGIDTFAKKYLQLAVQISKNGIDNTVSEKVKTLEYSAAVGLLIEMRDNTSRYNSYRDEEPAKIGFFAKLFKKKQ from the coding sequence ATGAATGAGAATTCTCGATATGTGGTAGGAATAGATATTGGAACAAGCAAGGTTCGTGTGCTTATTGCGAACTTTGATAGAGATGGCTCGCCAAATATTTTGGGGCTTGGATCGGCTGAAAATTCTGGACTTAAAAAAGGTGTTGTTACGCATCCAGAAAATGTTTATCGTGCGATTGATAAAGCTCTTGCTGAAGCTGAACGCATGAGTGGCTATAAAACGGAAATAGCAGCCGTGAGTGTTAATGGCACGCAAATTTTGAGTACAAAAGTAGACGGAATGGTTGCAGTGAACTCAGAAAAAGGCTTGGTTAGTGATGAAGATATTTACCGAGTTGAAGATGTTGCATTGATTGGCAAAATCCCAGAAAATCGAGAAATCTTGAAGTTTATACCTTATTATTATAATGTTGATAATCAAGAAGGGATTGCTGATCCTTTCGAAATGGTTGGAACGCGACTTGAGGTTTATGGAAACGCAATTTTTGCACCAAGAATACAAGTTGAAAATGTTGAAAATATTTTGGAGCGGCTTGATATTTCTTCGAATTTATACATTCCAAGTGCGGTAGCTTCAGCTCGGGCTGTACTAACTGAAAACCAAAAAGAAAATGGCGTTGTTGTTATTGATTTGGGGGCTTCAACGACTGGTATTGTGATTTTCGAAGATGGCAATCTGCAATTCATTGAAAATATTCCGCTCGGAGGGATAAATATTACTAACGATCTTGCGATTGGGCTAAAAGTTTCTCCAGAAGTTGCTGAAGAAATTAAAATTAAGCACGGTTTTGCTTTCGAAAGAGAAGATAATAGCGATATTGTTGTGAAACATGGTCGCGAGCATTACAGCTTTAATACGCAAGAAATTGATGAAATTATTGAGGCAAGGGTTGAAGAAATTTTTGAGGAAGTTCGAAAGGTTCTTCGAAAGTCTGGCTTTGAAAATCAATTACCAGGCGGTATTGTACTAACTGGAGGTGGAGCAGCTCTTAAAGGAATTGACACATTTGCGAAAAAATACCTTCAGCTTGCAGTACAGATTAGTAAAAATGGAATTGATAATACGGTTTCTGAAAAGGTTAAAACACTCGAATATTCTGCTGCAGTCGGTTTGTTAATCGAAATGCGCGATAATACTTCGAGATATAATAGTTATAGAGATGAAGAGCCAGCGAAAATCGGATTTTTTGCAAAATTATTTAAGAAAAAACAATAA
- the ftsZ gene encoding cell division protein FtsZ: MPEIIPNEVQTFAKIKVVGIGGAGGSAVNRMKDVGLSNIEFIAMNTDAQALYKSKADKKIHLGRETTNGLGAGADPIVGESAALESREEIREALDGADMVFIAIGAGGGTGSGAGHVVAEIAREMGILVIGVATRPFTFEGAKRKTNADWAIEKLAAAVDTLITIPNDRLLQTVDRNLPLLETFKIADDVLRQGVQGVSELITEHGLINLDFADVKSIMSNAGSALMGIGRASGDNRAQKAAEQAIESPMIEVSIDGARGVLFNVAGGYDMSMSEIQEAAEIITGAVAPDANIIFGATLKPELEDELIITVVATGFDRDYNEPVINSLESAVSKTFNLEDEHTEAQEINHTISNAIDMELNNEEKTSAEDFASDIETKNIWAQDEEEKDESDIPAFLRRRKRNKKED, translated from the coding sequence ATGCCAGAAATTATACCAAATGAAGTTCAAACTTTTGCTAAAATTAAAGTTGTAGGTATCGGTGGTGCCGGTGGAAGCGCCGTTAATCGAATGAAAGATGTTGGTTTGAGTAACATCGAGTTTATTGCGATGAATACTGATGCACAAGCTTTATATAAATCAAAGGCTGACAAGAAAATCCACCTCGGTCGTGAAACTACAAATGGTTTAGGCGCTGGTGCTGATCCTATTGTCGGTGAGAGTGCCGCTCTTGAATCTCGAGAAGAAATTCGCGAGGCTCTTGATGGGGCCGATATGGTATTTATCGCCATTGGTGCTGGTGGTGGAACTGGTTCTGGAGCTGGTCACGTTGTGGCTGAAATTGCTCGTGAAATGGGAATTTTAGTTATTGGCGTTGCAACACGTCCATTTACTTTCGAGGGTGCAAAACGCAAAACTAATGCTGATTGGGCAATTGAAAAGCTTGCCGCTGCGGTTGATACTCTAATAACAATCCCAAATGATCGTCTTCTTCAAACTGTTGATAGGAATTTGCCGCTTCTTGAAACTTTTAAAATTGCTGACGATGTTCTTCGGCAAGGTGTTCAGGGCGTTTCCGAACTTATTACCGAGCATGGCTTAATCAACCTTGACTTCGCAGATGTTAAATCAATTATGAGCAATGCCGGTTCTGCTTTAATGGGAATTGGCCGTGCCAGTGGCGATAATCGTGCTCAAAAAGCTGCCGAACAGGCTATCGAAAGCCCAATGATTGAGGTTTCTATTGATGGCGCACGTGGTGTTCTATTTAATGTTGCTGGTGGCTATGATATGAGTATGAGCGAGATTCAGGAGGCGGCTGAAATTATTACTGGTGCCGTTGCTCCGGATGCGAATATTATTTTTGGTGCAACACTTAAACCTGAGCTTGAAGATGAATTGATTATCACAGTTGTTGCAACTGGTTTTGATCGTGATTACAATGAGCCTGTAATAAATTCGCTCGAAAGTGCTGTTTCGAAAACTTTTAATCTTGAAGATGAACATACTGAAGCGCAAGAAATCAACCATACAATTTCGAACGCAATTGATATGGAATTAAATAATGAAGAAAAAACTTCAGCCGAAGATTTTGCTAGTGATATCGAAACTAAAAATATTTGGGCTCAAGACGAAGAAGAAAAGGACGAAAGCGATATTCCTGCATTTTTGCGACGCCGAAAACGTAATAAAAAGGAAGATTAA
- a CDS encoding transcriptional repressor NrdR, translated as MEFNLDETKVLESRMSVDGQSVRRRRVAPDGTRFTTYERIEKPRIVVMKSHGGREDFSREKLKSSIIRSIGKFISDLQVEEIINRVENELLQKSSKVSSHQIGETVLSVLFEMNKVAYIRFASVFNGFETVEDFEDILVKVRGENENCSSL; from the coding sequence ATGGAATTTAATCTTGACGAAACAAAAGTTTTGGAAAGTAGAATGTCAGTTGACGGTCAATCTGTGCGCCGCCGCCGAGTTGCGCCAGACGGTACTCGTTTTACCACCTATGAGCGGATCGAAAAACCACGAATTGTTGTGATGAAGTCGCACGGTGGTCGCGAGGATTTTAGCCGTGAAAAGCTTAAAAGTTCAATTATTCGTTCAATTGGTAAGTTCATTTCTGACCTTCAAGTTGAAGAAATTATTAATCGTGTCGAGAATGAACTTCTTCAAAAATCAAGTAAAGTTTCTTCGCACCAGATTGGCGAGACGGTTCTTTCGGTATTGTTTGAGATGAACAAGGTTGCGTATATTCGTTTTGCGAGTGTTTTTAATGGCTTTGAAACGGTTGAAGATTTCGAAGACATTTTAGTAAAAGTTAGAGGTGAAAATGAGAATTGTAGTAGTTTATAA
- the ileS gene encoding isoleucine--tRNA ligase, with product MKFQANSRRQAKEYEADVLARWKAEKTFEQSVENRSEDNAFVFYDGPPFITGVPHHGTLLSSIVKDVVPRYQTMLGKRVERRWGWDTHGLPAENFVEKKLGITSRHEVGEKISLAEYITTARESMVSNAALWENTIDRIGRWVEFKNAYKTMDKDFMESVWWAFKTLYEKGKIYEGERVLMYDTAWATPLSKSEVTMDNDAYKTVTDPSVFVKFWLKDFEDTEGSKDKTAMLAWTTTPWTLPANMGLFVNPEITYAKVKVGDEFFILAKDLLEKVFIDEKKQPIHFEIVNLIDGSELVGLSYEPLFEDSKYSGEGEENAYKVWGADYVSLESGTGIVHSAPAYGEEDFNFGKKYGIPVFHVLDEYGKYLHGEFAGEDVWEFNKLLAKILKERGVVWRIDYIRHEYPHNPRTGHRLMYRAHPSWFFDIQGQKELMLEQNENINWFPAHLKHGRFEKNLEAAPDWNLSRDRFWATAMPVWKSESGKIRVIGSYAELKELSGVELEDYHRPWVDEITFEIDGEKYTRIDKVLDCWFESGSMPFAQFHYPFENKEKFEKNFPGDFIVEYIGQVRAWFYYVHAVNTALFGKNAFKNVITTGVVAGNDGRKMSKSLGNYTDPNELMDQYSADSLRFLLLTSPLLNGEDFALHDKDVSDVARKLSMIWNMYDFFTMYASVDGWEFNGELKDPSKDLKNPLDKWIVSRVHELRNEITENMNVYNIPRALEGVLPFLDDASNWFVRRSRRRFWKSENGTDKLQAYQTLHYVLSYLALILAPFVPFLAEELWGKMVGDGSVHLKDWPEAGEIDESLLSEMAEVRGYVNEALALRAKNGVKIRQPLASVKVPQNAKSFDFTPILMEELNVKNVEFGVEGVEFDFELTPELHAEGLMREIIRHIQAARKKAGLNVDDRIELNFVSENTEVLDSFKKFEQEISKEVLATKAEISENELDFVQVVKVEGSEVKISLKKA from the coding sequence ATGAAATTTCAAGCAAATTCAAGAAGACAAGCAAAAGAATATGAAGCTGATGTTTTGGCGCGATGGAAAGCAGAAAAAACTTTCGAGCAATCAGTTGAAAACCGTAGCGAAGACAACGCTTTCGTGTTTTATGACGGCCCTCCTTTTATCACTGGCGTGCCGCACCACGGAACACTTCTTAGTTCAATCGTAAAAGACGTCGTTCCGCGCTACCAAACGATGCTTGGCAAAAGAGTTGAACGCCGTTGGGGTTGGGATACGCACGGTTTGCCAGCCGAAAACTTTGTTGAAAAAAAGCTCGGTATCACTTCTCGGCACGAAGTTGGTGAAAAAATTTCGCTCGCCGAATATATCACAACTGCGCGTGAAAGTATGGTCTCAAATGCGGCGCTTTGGGAGAATACGATTGATCGCATTGGTCGTTGGGTTGAATTTAAAAATGCCTACAAAACGATGGACAAAGATTTCATGGAAAGTGTTTGGTGGGCGTTTAAAACTCTTTACGAAAAAGGTAAAATTTATGAAGGTGAACGTGTTTTGATGTATGATACGGCGTGGGCAACTCCACTTTCGAAAAGTGAAGTCACAATGGATAACGACGCCTATAAAACCGTAACCGACCCAAGCGTTTTTGTGAAGTTTTGGTTGAAAGATTTTGAAGATACAGAAGGCTCAAAAGATAAAACTGCAATGCTCGCTTGGACAACAACTCCTTGGACTTTACCGGCAAATATGGGACTATTTGTTAATCCTGAAATTACCTACGCGAAAGTAAAAGTTGGCGATGAATTCTTCATTTTGGCAAAAGATTTGCTCGAAAAAGTTTTTATTGATGAGAAAAAGCAGCCGATTCATTTTGAAATTGTTAATTTAATTGATGGTTCAGAATTGGTTGGTTTGAGCTACGAACCACTTTTCGAAGATTCGAAATATTCGGGCGAAGGTGAAGAGAACGCTTATAAAGTTTGGGGTGCAGATTATGTTTCTCTTGAAAGCGGAACGGGAATTGTTCACTCCGCACCAGCTTATGGTGAAGAAGACTTCAACTTTGGTAAAAAATATGGAATTCCAGTTTTTCACGTTCTTGATGAATATGGAAAATACCTTCACGGCGAATTTGCGGGCGAAGATGTTTGGGAATTTAATAAGCTACTTGCCAAAATTTTGAAAGAGCGTGGCGTTGTTTGGAGAATCGATTACATTCGTCACGAGTATCCACACAATCCGCGTACTGGCCATCGATTGATGTATCGCGCGCACCCGAGCTGGTTCTTTGATATTCAAGGACAAAAAGAATTAATGCTTGAGCAAAATGAAAACATCAACTGGTTCCCAGCGCACTTGAAGCACGGTCGTTTTGAAAAAAATCTTGAAGCTGCACCAGATTGGAATTTGTCGCGCGATCGTTTTTGGGCGACAGCAATGCCAGTTTGGAAGTCTGAAAGCGGTAAGATTCGTGTTATTGGATCTTATGCAGAACTTAAAGAATTGAGTGGCGTGGAGCTTGAAGATTATCACCGACCTTGGGTTGATGAAATTACTTTCGAAATTGATGGTGAAAAATACACTCGAATTGACAAAGTGCTTGACTGCTGGTTCGAAAGTGGCTCAATGCCATTTGCACAATTCCATTATCCTTTCGAAAATAAAGAGAAGTTCGAAAAGAATTTCCCAGGTGATTTTATTGTTGAATACATTGGCCAGGTTCGTGCGTGGTTCTATTATGTTCACGCTGTAAATACTGCTTTGTTTGGTAAGAATGCCTTCAAAAACGTTATTACAACTGGTGTTGTTGCTGGAAATGATGGCCGAAAAATGAGTAAATCTCTTGGAAACTACACCGATCCGAACGAACTAATGGATCAATATTCAGCTGATAGTTTGCGATTTTTGTTACTAACGAGTCCACTTTTGAATGGCGAAGATTTTGCGCTTCACGATAAGGATGTCTCAGATGTTGCGCGCAAGCTTTCAATGATTTGGAATATGTATGATTTCTTCACAATGTATGCGAGTGTTGATGGTTGGGAATTTAATGGCGAGCTTAAAGATCCTTCAAAAGATCTTAAAAACCCGCTTGATAAATGGATTGTGAGTCGTGTTCATGAGCTTCGAAACGAAATCACTGAAAATATGAATGTTTATAATATTCCACGTGCTCTTGAAGGCGTTTTGCCATTCCTCGATGACGCTTCGAACTGGTTTGTCCGCCGTTCGCGCCGTCGTTTCTGGAAGAGCGAAAATGGTACCGATAAACTTCAGGCCTATCAAACACTCCACTATGTTTTGAGCTATCTTGCGTTGATTCTTGCGCCATTTGTGCCTTTCTTAGCAGAAGAACTTTGGGGTAAAATGGTTGGTGATGGCTCAGTTCATTTGAAAGATTGGCCAGAGGCTGGCGAGATTGATGAGAGCTTACTTTCTGAAATGGCTGAAGTTCGCGGTTACGTGAATGAAGCTCTTGCGCTTCGAGCAAAAAATGGCGTAAAAATTCGCCAACCGTTAGCTAGCGTAAAAGTTCCGCAAAATGCAAAATCTTTTGATTTTACGCCAATTCTAATGGAAGAATTAAACGTTAAAAATGTTGAGTTTGGCGTTGAGGGTGTTGAATTTGACTTTGAGCTAACTCCTGAGCTTCATGCAGAAGGCTTAATGCGTGAGATTATTCGCCACATTCAGGCAGCACGCAAAAAAGCTGGCCTAAACGTTGATGATAGAATTGAGCTTAACTTTGTATCTGAAAATACTGAAGTTCTTGATTCGTTCAAAAAATTTGAACAAGAAATTTCGAAAGAAGTTTTGGCTACAAAGGCTGAAATTTCAGAAAATGAACTTGATTTTGTTCAGGTTGTAAAAGTTGAAGGTTCAGAAGTAAAAATTTCACTCAAAAAAGCTTAA